The proteins below are encoded in one region of Haladaptatus sp. R4:
- a CDS encoding bifunctional N(6)-L-threonylcarbamoyladenine synthase/serine/threonine protein kinase — protein MRILGVEGTAWAASASVYDSNTDSVFIETDAYQPESGGIHPREAAEHMSEAIPRVVETALSEADGDIDTDERSSSSKRASPVDAVAFSRGPGLGPCLRIVGTAARALSQTLDVPLVGVNHMVAHLEIGRQRSGFDSPVCLNASGANAHVLGYRNGRYRVLGETMDTGVGNAIDKFTRHVGWSHPGGPKVEQAATDGEYIDMPYVVKGMDFSFSGIMSAAKQAVDDGHEIPDVCFSMQENIFAMLTEVAERALSLTGRDELVLGGGVGNNARLREMLAEMCDQRGAKFYAPEPRFLSDNAGMIAVLGAEMVAAGDTIPVAESAVNSNFRPDQVAVSWRGTEAPDVLRHPDEREVRGAEATVDIGPERVEKRRTPKSYRHPALDATLRKERTTLEARLTSDARRAGVPTPVVYDIDLAEFAIEFERVGEADLRDELTADRVRDVGCHLGTLHHEGIVHGDPTTRNFRCSPDRTYAIDFGLGYYSDDVEDYAMDLHVFSQSLAGTADDAGDLQREFESAYEETGDDLVLDQLREIEGRGRYQ, from the coding sequence ATGCGAATCCTCGGCGTTGAGGGTACCGCGTGGGCGGCCAGCGCGTCCGTCTACGATTCGAACACCGATTCCGTTTTTATCGAAACCGACGCCTACCAACCGGAGAGCGGCGGCATTCATCCGCGCGAAGCTGCCGAGCACATGAGCGAGGCGATTCCGCGCGTCGTCGAAACGGCACTCTCCGAGGCCGACGGTGATATCGACACCGATGAGCGAAGCTCATCGAGCAAACGGGCGTCGCCCGTTGATGCCGTCGCCTTCTCGCGCGGCCCGGGCCTCGGTCCGTGTCTGCGCATCGTCGGGACGGCGGCCCGCGCGCTCTCACAGACGTTGGACGTGCCGCTGGTCGGCGTGAATCACATGGTCGCCCACCTCGAAATCGGGAGACAACGATCCGGGTTCGACTCGCCCGTCTGTCTGAACGCGAGCGGTGCCAACGCCCACGTGCTGGGCTACCGAAACGGCCGGTACCGCGTCCTCGGGGAGACGATGGACACGGGCGTCGGCAACGCCATCGACAAGTTCACGCGCCACGTCGGGTGGTCACACCCCGGTGGGCCGAAAGTCGAGCAGGCCGCCACGGACGGCGAGTACATCGACATGCCGTACGTCGTGAAGGGAATGGATTTCTCGTTTTCGGGAATCATGAGCGCGGCGAAGCAAGCCGTCGACGACGGTCACGAAATTCCGGACGTCTGTTTTTCCATGCAGGAGAACATCTTCGCCATGCTGACCGAAGTGGCCGAGCGCGCCCTCTCGCTGACCGGCCGGGACGAACTCGTCCTCGGCGGCGGTGTCGGAAACAACGCCCGCCTCCGCGAGATGCTCGCCGAGATGTGCGACCAGCGCGGGGCGAAGTTCTACGCGCCGGAACCGCGCTTTTTGAGCGACAACGCCGGAATGATCGCGGTGCTCGGCGCGGAGATGGTCGCGGCGGGCGACACGATTCCGGTGGCCGAATCCGCGGTGAATTCGAATTTCCGCCCCGACCAAGTCGCCGTGTCGTGGCGCGGGACGGAAGCCCCCGACGTGCTTCGGCACCCCGACGAGCGCGAGGTTCGCGGCGCGGAAGCGACGGTGGACATCGGTCCCGAGCGCGTGGAAAAGCGCCGGACGCCAAAATCCTATCGTCATCCCGCACTCGACGCGACGCTTCGAAAGGAGCGCACGACGCTCGAAGCGCGCCTGACGAGCGACGCCCGACGCGCTGGCGTCCCGACGCCGGTCGTCTACGACATCGACCTCGCCGAGTTCGCCATCGAGTTCGAACGCGTCGGCGAGGCGGATTTGCGCGACGAACTCACCGCCGACCGCGTGCGCGACGTGGGCTGTCACCTCGGCACGCTCCACCACGAGGGCATCGTCCACGGCGACCCGACGACGCGGAACTTCCGATGTTCGCCCGACCGAACCTACGCCATCGACTTCGGACTGGGCTACTACTCGGACGACGTGGAGGACTACGCGATGGACCTGCACGTCTTCAGCCAGAGCCTCGCCGGAACCGCCGACGACGCGGGGGACCTCCAGCGCGAGTTCGAATCCGCCTACGAGGAGACCGGCGACGACCTCGTTCTCGACCAACTCCGTGAGATCGAAGGCCGCGGCCGGTATCAGTGA
- a CDS encoding 30S ribosomal protein S27ae, producing the protein MARNELYNDDGTSEREMCPRCGDTFLADHGDRLHCGKCSYTEWK; encoded by the coding sequence ATGGCGCGAAACGAACTCTACAACGACGACGGCACGAGCGAGCGAGAGATGTGCCCGCGCTGTGGCGACACGTTCCTCGCGGACCACGGCGACCGGCTTCACTGCGGCAAGTGCAGCTACACCGAGTGGAAGTAA
- a CDS encoding 30S ribosomal protein S24e, with translation MEVEILSQEQNPMLHRTEVRFQIVHDEATPSRLSVRDSLAAKLDKNADEVVVHEMNTKFGMRKTVGYAKVYDSSEHARDVEQEYMLERNKITADSEGEAEPEAEEAE, from the coding sequence ATGGAAGTCGAAATCCTCTCACAGGAGCAAAATCCAATGCTCCACCGGACTGAAGTGCGGTTCCAGATCGTTCACGACGAGGCAACGCCCTCGCGCCTCTCGGTGCGCGACAGCCTCGCGGCGAAACTCGACAAGAACGCGGACGAAGTCGTCGTTCACGAGATGAACACGAAGTTCGGCATGCGAAAGACCGTCGGCTACGCGAAGGTCTACGACAGCTCCGAACACGCCCGTGACGTCGAGCAGGAGTACATGCTCGAACGAAACAAGATCACGGCCGACTCCGAAGGCGAGGCGGAACCGGAAGCCGAGGAGGCTGAATAA
- a CDS encoding GTP-dependent dephospho-CoA kinase family protein → MSETVVSLPRALRGELKEPLGPIFTDAETLLESAERPLIAVGDVVTYHLESAGVTPDVALVDGITKRDAVDPEIRDAVSDDARRVRVENPAGVLTDDLLTALADAIGADASTVLVVDGEEDLAALPAVLAAPVGGSVVYGQPNEGMVLTSVTSDLQADVADLLARMDGDVERLFSLVGYADRR, encoded by the coding sequence GTGTCAGAAACAGTCGTCTCGCTTCCCCGCGCGTTGCGTGGAGAGCTAAAGGAACCGCTCGGGCCGATTTTCACCGACGCGGAGACGCTTCTCGAATCGGCCGAGCGACCGCTGATTGCCGTCGGCGACGTGGTCACGTATCACCTCGAATCGGCTGGCGTCACGCCGGACGTCGCGCTCGTGGACGGGATCACCAAACGCGACGCCGTCGACCCCGAAATCCGGGACGCCGTCAGCGACGACGCGCGACGCGTTCGGGTGGAGAACCCGGCCGGCGTCCTCACGGACGACCTCCTTACGGCGCTCGCCGACGCTATCGGGGCGGACGCATCGACCGTTCTCGTCGTGGATGGGGAGGAGGACCTCGCCGCGCTTCCGGCGGTGCTCGCCGCGCCGGTCGGTGGAAGCGTCGTCTACGGACAGCCGAACGAAGGGATGGTTCTCACGAGCGTCACGTCCGACCTGCAAGCCGACGTTGCCGACCTGTTGGCGCGCATGGACGGCGACGTCGAGCGGTTGTTCTCGCTCGTCGGTTACGCCGACCGCCGCTAA
- the spt4 gene encoding transcription elongation factor subunit Spt4, producing the protein MASNRLACRDCHAVVEPDEEICPVCNSTSLTEDWSGYVSIAHPEESEIGREMEVTEPGSYALKVR; encoded by the coding sequence ATGGCGAGCAATCGACTCGCCTGCCGAGACTGCCACGCCGTCGTGGAGCCGGACGAGGAAATCTGTCCCGTCTGTAACTCCACCAGCCTCACCGAGGACTGGAGTGGCTACGTCTCCATCGCCCACCCCGAGGAGAGCGAAATAGGGCGGGAGATGGAAGTCACGGAGCCGGGAAGCTACGCGCTGAAAGTCAGATAG
- a CDS encoding DNA-directed RNA polymerase, whose translation MYKRARLKDTVEVPPQFLADVTPDLVKRLLQDKLEGRMDEDVGSVVSVTEVHDIGEGAVLPNRPGVYYEAEFDALTFDPQMQEVVDGEVVEVVNFGAFVGIGPVDGLLHVSQISDEYLAFDEEGQALASRESNRTLGVGDSVRTRIVTKSIDERNPRESKIGLTAKQVGLGKHGWLKEDRQKRHATTESE comes from the coding sequence ATGTATAAACGGGCCAGATTGAAGGACACGGTCGAAGTACCTCCCCAGTTCCTCGCAGACGTTACGCCGGACCTGGTGAAACGGTTACTACAGGACAAACTCGAAGGACGGATGGACGAGGACGTCGGAAGCGTCGTCAGCGTCACCGAAGTTCACGACATCGGCGAAGGTGCCGTACTGCCGAACCGTCCCGGCGTCTACTACGAAGCGGAGTTCGACGCGCTGACGTTCGACCCGCAGATGCAGGAAGTCGTGGACGGCGAAGTCGTCGAAGTCGTCAACTTCGGGGCGTTCGTCGGTATCGGGCCGGTGGACGGCCTGCTCCACGTCTCCCAGATTTCGGACGAATACCTCGCGTTCGACGAGGAGGGCCAAGCGCTCGCCTCCCGCGAGTCCAACCGCACGCTCGGCGTCGGCGACTCCGTTCGCACGCGTATCGTGACCAAGAGTATCGACGAACGCAACCCGCGTGAAAGCAAGATCGGTCTCACGGCGAAGCAGGTCGGCCTCGGTAAACACGGCTGGCTGAAGGAAGACCGTCAAAAGCGCCACGCGACGACGGAGAGCGAATAA
- a CDS encoding PIN domain-containing protein yields the protein MVHTVVMDTSALMMPVECGVRVFDELDRLLGQFECVTPRAVVTELDGLSQGNGKEATAASVGADLATRCRTIDHEESYADDALVELGPEFDFVVTNDAPLRTRLLDAGVSVIHIRGKNKLAITQP from the coding sequence ATGGTTCACACCGTCGTCATGGATACCAGTGCCCTCATGATGCCCGTCGAATGTGGCGTCAGGGTGTTCGACGAACTCGACCGGCTATTGGGCCAGTTCGAGTGTGTCACCCCTCGCGCCGTCGTCACCGAACTCGACGGACTGTCACAGGGCAACGGCAAGGAGGCGACCGCCGCGAGTGTGGGAGCCGATTTGGCGACGCGATGTCGAACCATCGACCACGAGGAATCGTACGCCGACGACGCATTGGTCGAACTCGGACCCGAGTTCGACTTCGTCGTCACGAACGACGCACCCCTTCGTACACGCCTGCTCGACGCTGGCGTATCGGTAATCCATATAAGGGGGAAGAACAAACTCGCAATCACTCAACCATAG
- a CDS encoding translation initiation factor IF-2 subunit gamma: MTGTHNQPEVNIGLVGHVDHGKTTLVQALSGEWTDQHSEEMKRGISIRLGYADATFRQCPGVDAPECYTVDETCDDGSESEPIRTVSFVDAPGHETLMATMLSGASLMDGAVLVVSATENVPQAQTEEHLMALDIIGIENIVIAQNKIDLVSPDRARRNYEQIQEFVEGTVAEDAPVVPISAQQEVNIDLLIQAIEEEIPTPEQDPNDDPQMYVARSFDINRPGTTWDSLTGGVLGGSLVQGKLNAGDELELRPGREVEEGGQTQWEPIQTDVRSLQAGGEMVDEATPGGLLGVGTGLDPSLTKGDALAGQVAGTPGSLPPTWEQFTMKVDLLERLVGMDEQNVDEISTGEPLMLTVGTATTVGAVTSARDDECEVSLKRPVCAAEGAKIAINRRIGARWRLIGIGTLTTQN; the protein is encoded by the coding sequence TTGACAGGAACACACAACCAACCGGAGGTGAATATCGGACTCGTCGGCCACGTAGACCACGGAAAGACAACGCTCGTGCAGGCTCTTTCCGGGGAATGGACCGACCAGCACTCCGAGGAGATGAAGCGGGGGATTTCTATCAGACTCGGATACGCGGACGCGACGTTCAGGCAGTGCCCTGGCGTGGACGCACCGGAGTGCTACACGGTCGATGAAACGTGCGACGACGGGAGCGAAAGCGAACCGATTCGAACGGTATCGTTCGTGGACGCGCCCGGCCACGAAACGCTCATGGCGACAATGCTCTCGGGAGCGTCGCTGATGGACGGCGCGGTGCTCGTCGTCTCGGCCACGGAGAACGTTCCGCAGGCCCAGACCGAAGAGCACCTGATGGCGCTCGACATCATCGGCATCGAGAACATCGTCATCGCACAGAACAAGATCGACCTCGTCAGTCCCGACCGCGCGCGACGTAACTACGAACAGATTCAGGAGTTCGTGGAAGGGACGGTCGCGGAGGACGCGCCAGTCGTCCCGATCAGCGCCCAACAGGAGGTCAACATCGACCTGCTGATTCAGGCCATCGAGGAGGAGATCCCGACGCCGGAACAGGACCCGAACGACGACCCACAGATGTACGTCGCTCGCAGTTTCGACATCAACCGTCCCGGCACGACGTGGGACAGTCTCACTGGCGGCGTGCTCGGCGGCAGTCTCGTTCAAGGAAAGCTCAACGCGGGCGACGAACTCGAACTCCGTCCCGGACGCGAAGTGGAAGAAGGCGGCCAGACGCAGTGGGAACCCATCCAGACCGACGTGCGGTCCCTCCAAGCGGGTGGCGAGATGGTGGACGAAGCCACGCCCGGCGGCCTACTCGGCGTCGGAACGGGTCTCGACCCGAGCCTCACCAAGGGTGACGCGCTGGCCGGACAGGTCGCGGGGACCCCCGGCAGTCTCCCGCCGACGTGGGAGCAGTTCACGATGAAAGTCGATCTGCTCGAACGCCTCGTCGGCATGGACGAGCAGAACGTGGACGAAATCAGCACGGGCGAACCGCTCATGCTGACGGTCGGAACGGCGACGACGGTCGGTGCCGTCACCAGCGCGCGCGACGACGAGTGTGAAGTCTCGCTCAAGCGTCCCGTCTGTGCGGCTGAAGGGGCGAAAATCGCCATCAACCGCCGTATCGGCGCACGCTGGCGGCTCATCGGCATCGGAACCCTCACGACCCAGAACTGA
- a CDS encoding winged helix-turn-helix domain-containing protein has protein sequence MSSDTELQECEDCLAPAKAFSVIANETRLSILEALWQAPERPVGFSELRKEVGMRDSAQFNYHLKQLTDHFVVRTDEGYDFRQAGKKVVSAVLAGSFNEHPHLDPIELDETCAACGSHLRATYEEETLTVACPDCGKAHGNYPFPPGGLNDRTSDEIMDAFNQRVRHLHCLAADGVCPECNGKMGTTVKKDTENVLGTKVRVDHHCEQCHHQLHSTVGLSLLDQSRVVTFYSDHGIDLCTKPFWSLTWCVGDETTTVLSEDPWRIRVSITLSDETLNITLDADMNVVEIDQGCPSATDAESAA, from the coding sequence ATGAGCAGCGACACCGAGTTGCAGGAGTGTGAGGACTGTCTCGCTCCGGCGAAGGCGTTCTCGGTCATCGCCAACGAGACGCGCCTCTCGATTTTAGAGGCGCTTTGGCAGGCCCCGGAACGACCAGTCGGCTTCTCCGAACTTCGAAAGGAGGTCGGGATGCGCGACAGCGCCCAGTTCAACTACCATCTGAAACAGCTGACCGACCACTTCGTCGTCCGAACCGACGAGGGCTACGACTTCCGCCAGGCCGGAAAGAAGGTCGTGAGCGCGGTGCTGGCGGGTTCGTTCAACGAACATCCGCACCTCGACCCCATCGAACTGGACGAGACGTGCGCCGCCTGTGGTTCCCACCTCCGAGCGACGTACGAGGAGGAGACGCTGACGGTGGCCTGCCCCGACTGCGGGAAGGCTCACGGCAACTATCCGTTCCCACCGGGCGGTCTGAACGACCGTACCAGCGACGAAATCATGGACGCGTTCAACCAGCGCGTGCGCCACCTCCACTGTCTCGCCGCCGACGGCGTGTGCCCTGAGTGCAACGGGAAGATGGGAACGACGGTGAAGAAGGATACGGAGAACGTCCTCGGAACGAAGGTCAGGGTGGACCACCACTGCGAACAGTGCCATCACCAACTCCATTCGACGGTGGGGCTGTCGCTTCTGGACCAGTCGCGGGTCGTCACGTTCTACAGCGACCACGGCATCGACCTCTGTACGAAGCCGTTCTGGTCGCTCACGTGGTGTGTGGGCGACGAAACCACGACGGTTCTCTCCGAGGACCCGTGGCGAATCCGCGTCTCGATAACGCTTTCCGACGAAACTCTCAACATCACCCTCGACGCCGACATGAACGTCGTCGAAATCGATCAGGGCTGTCCGTCGGCAACCGACGCCGAGAGCGCCGCCTGA
- a CDS encoding amidohydrolase codes for MTAPADLILTNAEVHTLADDPAGNDDADDRPEAVAIRDGEIVRVDSAYEVNFLNGVETEVIDLGGRVLLPGFIDAHTHMQTVGSYLVNADLSDADSPADCVDLLAELDEDRDSSDHEWVLGYGFDESMWDESRYLTREDLDSVSETRPVAAFREDLHVASVNGVVLDRLGDEMPDEDVETEDGEPTGVIVEDAVNAVYEAIEPDAETTRELLLAAQRDAHEKGVTGVHDMCRQSRAPEVYRRLELEDDLTMRVRINYWSDHIEAAEEVGLVTNHGSSLVTTGAIKSFTDGSFGGRTAKLSEPYADADEVADTDAEDDVTGQWVVSPDELDDIVARADGAGFQVTAHAIGDEAIEAVLDAFDETGDAGEKRHRVEHVELVTDEQIERFAESGVIASVQPNFLKWAQSGGLYDARLGEERRKQTNRYRTLLDAGAHLAFGSDCMPLDPLLGIHQTVNAPVEEQRLSVTEALRAYTLGAAYAGFDEDDLGTVEVGKKADFTVLDRSPWEHADDIENIDVAMTVVDGSVAFDGRND; via the coding sequence ATGACAGCGCCAGCGGATCTGATCCTCACGAACGCGGAGGTGCACACCCTCGCGGACGACCCGGCGGGGAACGACGACGCGGACGACAGACCTGAAGCGGTCGCGATCCGGGACGGGGAAATCGTTCGCGTCGATTCGGCGTACGAGGTGAACTTCCTGAACGGAGTCGAAACCGAGGTCATCGACCTCGGCGGACGCGTCCTCCTACCGGGATTCATCGACGCCCACACCCACATGCAGACCGTGGGGAGCTATCTGGTGAACGCCGACCTCTCGGACGCCGATTCGCCCGCCGACTGCGTCGACCTGCTGGCCGAGTTGGACGAGGACCGCGATTCGAGCGACCACGAGTGGGTCCTGGGCTACGGGTTCGACGAGAGCATGTGGGACGAGTCGCGCTATCTCACCCGCGAGGACCTCGATTCGGTGAGCGAAACCCGTCCCGTCGCCGCGTTCCGCGAGGACCTGCACGTCGCCTCGGTCAACGGCGTGGTGCTCGACCGACTGGGCGACGAGATGCCCGATGAGGACGTCGAAACCGAGGACGGCGAACCGACCGGCGTCATCGTGGAGGACGCGGTGAACGCCGTCTACGAGGCCATCGAACCCGACGCCGAGACGACCCGCGAACTCCTGCTGGCGGCCCAGCGCGACGCCCACGAGAAGGGCGTCACCGGAGTCCACGACATGTGTCGGCAATCCCGTGCGCCGGAGGTGTACCGCCGACTCGAACTGGAGGACGACCTGACCATGCGCGTCCGCATCAACTACTGGAGCGACCACATCGAGGCCGCGGAGGAGGTCGGTCTCGTGACGAACCACGGCAGTTCGTTGGTGACGACGGGCGCGATAAAGTCGTTCACCGACGGCAGCTTCGGCGGTCGGACGGCGAAGCTCTCGGAACCGTACGCCGACGCGGACGAGGTTGCCGATACGGACGCCGAGGACGACGTGACCGGCCAGTGGGTCGTCTCCCCCGACGAACTGGACGACATCGTCGCGCGGGCGGACGGCGCTGGCTTTCAGGTGACGGCCCACGCCATCGGCGACGAGGCGATCGAGGCCGTGCTGGACGCCTTCGACGAGACCGGGGACGCGGGCGAGAAGCGCCACCGGGTCGAGCACGTCGAACTCGTGACGGACGAACAGATCGAGCGGTTCGCGGAGTCGGGCGTGATCGCATCCGTGCAGCCGAACTTCCTGAAATGGGCGCAGTCAGGAGGTTTGTACGACGCTCGACTGGGCGAGGAGCGCCGGAAGCAAACGAATCGCTACCGCACTCTACTCGACGCGGGTGCACATCTCGCGTTCGGCAGCGACTGCATGCCCCTCGACCCGCTGCTCGGGATTCATCAAACCGTCAACGCGCCCGTCGAGGAACAGCGACTCTCCGTGACGGAAGCACTCCGCGCGTACACGCTCGGGGCGGCCTACGCCGGATTCGACGAGGACGACCTCGGCACCGTCGAGGTCGGCAAGAAGGCCGACTTCACCGTCCTCGACCGTTCGCCGTGGGAACACGCCGACGACATCGAAAACATCGACGTGGCGATGACCGTCGTGGACGGTAGCGTCGCCTTCGACGGACGGAACGATTAA
- a CDS encoding L-aspartate oxidase, with translation MSGEEIDILVIGSGIAGCSAALGAARAGANVLVATKATRPENASTHWAQGGIAVTRDDPKAFHADVLAASADTADAEAVDVLVENANDAVEDVLIDTLGVTFDSDGEEYDYGREAAHSEERILHIDASTGQHVLGPFLSHLDSHPRVTVAEDTAALTLVTHEGRVHGAMLERDGEIWPAFAGSTILATGGVGALYDHTTNPDSATGDGIAMAALAGAKTRDMAYVQFHPTAYSGNDPFLVSEAVRGEGAVLRNADGERFMVDEHPDAELAPRDVVARAVQRERDRTGEVVLDTTPLDFAGTFPDLAEKCDERDVSHDSIPVAPSEHFLCGGIEVDDHGTTSLDRLFAVGECARTGVHGANRLASTSLLEGLVWGLRAGQRAADVSTGSGPVETPELLNSDPALPAGFARDKFTRLRQVMDEYVGLSRNPDDLRRATAAIRRLKGEVDAYARTRTARDLYELRNASVVALLIARDAMDAESVGCHHVEEVRAD, from the coding sequence ATGAGCGGGGAAGAAATCGATATCCTCGTTATCGGAAGCGGTATCGCGGGCTGTAGCGCCGCGCTCGGCGCGGCGCGTGCGGGTGCGAACGTGCTCGTCGCCACGAAGGCGACTCGCCCGGAAAACGCCTCGACGCACTGGGCGCAGGGCGGCATCGCCGTCACCCGGGACGACCCGAAGGCGTTCCACGCCGACGTGTTGGCGGCGAGCGCGGACACGGCCGACGCCGAAGCGGTCGACGTGCTGGTCGAGAACGCGAACGACGCCGTCGAGGACGTGCTCATAGACACGCTCGGCGTCACCTTCGACTCGGACGGCGAGGAGTACGATTACGGGCGGGAGGCCGCCCACTCCGAGGAGCGAATCCTCCACATCGACGCCAGCACGGGCCAGCACGTCCTCGGTCCGTTCCTCTCCCACCTCGATTCCCATCCGCGCGTGACCGTCGCGGAGGACACCGCCGCGCTCACGCTCGTGACTCACGAAGGCCGCGTTCACGGCGCGATGCTCGAACGAGACGGCGAAATTTGGCCCGCCTTCGCCGGAAGTACGATACTCGCGACCGGCGGGGTCGGCGCGCTGTACGACCACACGACGAACCCCGATTCCGCGACGGGCGACGGCATCGCCATGGCCGCGCTGGCGGGAGCGAAGACGAGGGATATGGCGTACGTGCAGTTCCATCCGACGGCGTACAGTGGAAACGACCCCTTCCTCGTCAGCGAAGCCGTTCGCGGCGAGGGCGCGGTCCTCCGGAACGCCGACGGCGAGCGGTTCATGGTCGACGAACATCCGGACGCCGAACTCGCGCCCCGCGACGTGGTCGCCCGCGCGGTCCAGCGCGAACGCGACCGAACCGGCGAGGTCGTCCTCGATACGACGCCGTTGGATTTCGCGGGAACGTTCCCCGACCTCGCCGAGAAATGCGACGAGCGCGACGTATCCCACGACTCGATTCCGGTCGCGCCGAGCGAGCACTTCCTCTGCGGCGGCATCGAGGTGGACGACCACGGAACGACGAGCCTCGACCGCTTGTTCGCGGTCGGCGAATGTGCGCGGACCGGCGTTCACGGCGCGAACCGCCTCGCCTCGACCAGCCTTCTCGAAGGGTTGGTCTGGGGTCTCCGCGCGGGGCAGCGCGCGGCGGACGTTTCGACCGGTTCCGGGCCGGTCGAAACCCCGGAATTACTGAACAGCGACCCGGCGCTTCCCGCCGGGTTCGCCCGCGACAAGTTCACCCGCCTTCGACAGGTGATGGACGAGTACGTCGGCCTCTCGCGGAATCCCGACGACCTCCGACGGGCGACCGCCGCGATTCGGCGGCTGAAAGGGGAGGTGGACGCCTACGCCAGAACCCGAACCGCACGGGACCTGTACGAACTCCGAAACGCGAGCGTCGTCGCCCTGCTCATCGCTCGGGACGCGATGGACGCCGAATCCGTGGGCTGTCACCACGTGGAGGAAGTCCGTGCTGACTGA
- a CDS encoding HVO_0649 family zinc finger protein — translation MKTYANRSPFDRLRQHYERKERACVECGYVDLDARWSVTKRGHEIHYQHVCPRCDSIETHVLRYD, via the coding sequence ATGAAAACGTACGCCAACCGCTCGCCGTTCGACAGGCTCCGGCAGCATTACGAAAGGAAGGAACGAGCGTGCGTCGAATGTGGTTATGTGGACCTCGATGCTCGGTGGAGCGTGACCAAGCGCGGCCACGAAATCCATTACCAACACGTCTGCCCACGCTGTGATAGCATCGAGACACACGTGCTCCGGTACGACTAG
- a CDS encoding DNA double-strand break repair nuclease NurA, which produces MTLDPVHFDGIAELADRIAYEGEERNHRELAREVWENFLDPLYHDGTEVLAPLSDLRRRCANVEELALEEDQFGTMHGLDSGTINPQPFKNGLVVDVAHAAMSSSPSNLDLHDSRTVVKAVHTNDMEPKFDTEWEQYGKHSKRRIVHAPRQDDFEQDIVHALALYRAESRHALDHAEDVTEFLLLDGPMYPKGLLRWRDRGKILPDLFEESGQVRTILQNYVELVETFAEREVPLAGFVKNISAKSIIRTLRDTERINTPWVHDAAFFSQVLERGEVVDGEYERLTDDLTLTNWFVSRAGSDDFFGGTEAADYIDRRFAPEQYELTFCVIYDPRRDLLFKIEAPRIFTDDETCRRRIERQILKEIAVSRGPPTVISKADSLAQIGRNSRDSLITSFERSFDTKLDENYNNVRWGRNY; this is translated from the coding sequence ATGACACTCGACCCCGTTCACTTCGACGGCATCGCCGAACTGGCGGACAGGATAGCGTACGAAGGGGAAGAGCGCAACCATCGGGAACTCGCACGGGAGGTCTGGGAGAACTTTCTCGACCCGCTGTACCACGACGGGACGGAGGTGCTCGCGCCGCTATCGGACTTACGACGGCGGTGTGCGAACGTCGAGGAACTCGCGTTGGAGGAAGATCAGTTCGGGACGATGCACGGGTTGGATTCGGGGACCATCAATCCACAACCGTTCAAGAACGGACTGGTCGTGGACGTCGCCCACGCGGCGATGAGTTCGTCGCCGTCGAACCTCGACTTACACGACTCGCGGACGGTCGTGAAGGCGGTTCACACGAACGATATGGAACCGAAGTTCGATACCGAATGGGAACAGTACGGCAAGCACAGCAAGCGCCGAATCGTTCACGCACCGCGGCAGGACGACTTCGAACAGGACATCGTCCATGCGCTGGCGCTCTACCGTGCGGAAAGTCGGCATGCGCTCGACCACGCCGAGGACGTGACCGAGTTCCTGCTACTGGACGGCCCGATGTATCCGAAGGGGTTGCTTCGGTGGCGCGACCGCGGGAAGATTCTCCCCGACCTCTTCGAGGAGTCGGGGCAAGTACGAACGATCCTTCAGAATTACGTCGAGTTGGTGGAGACGTTCGCCGAGCGCGAGGTACCGCTGGCCGGGTTCGTGAAGAACATCTCCGCGAAGTCGATAATCAGGACGCTCCGCGATACCGAGCGGATAAACACGCCGTGGGTACACGACGCCGCGTTCTTCTCGCAGGTTCTCGAACGCGGCGAGGTCGTCGACGGGGAGTACGAGCGACTAACCGACGACCTGACGCTCACGAACTGGTTCGTCTCGCGCGCCGGGTCGGACGACTTTTTCGGTGGTACGGAAGCGGCGGACTATATCGACCGTCGATTCGCACCGGAACAGTACGAACTGACGTTCTGTGTTATCTACGACCCGCGACGCGATTTGTTGTTCAAAATCGAAGCCCCTCGAATCTTCACGGACGACGAGACGTGTCGTCGGCGTATCGAGCGACAAATCCTCAAGGAAATCGCCGTTTCACGGGGGCCGCCGACGGTCATTTCGAAAGCCGATTCGCTCGCACAAATCGGGCGCAACAGCAGGGATTCGCTCATAACGAGCTTCGAACGGTCGTTCGATACGAAACTGGACGAAAACTACAACAACGTGCGCTGGGGCCGCAACTACTGA